The genome window GCTGCGGCGCCACTCGCCGAAGGCGCCCAGGGCGAGGACCAGCAACCCGATGACCACCGTTATGCGTCGCATGGCCCCTCCCGGATACGAAGTTATGCCCCCGGCGGGTTGGCGGTCCACCTGGGTTTCATCGAGCGCGGGATGAAACGCAGTAATGCCACCGGTAAACCGAGCGTAGCGAGCTACGCCCCCGGCGAAACCGGCCCGCCGCGCACTTTTTCCCTTGCCTTTTTTACCGTTCTTTATTAAACTCCACTGCCCGGCGAACCTTTTCCAGGGTCACACCCATCGGCAGGTTTAGTATGCTCCGGCTGCACCGCTTGGAAAAAAACGACATGCGCGAGACCGTCCCCGAGTTCGAAGTGGGCGACACCGTCGAGGTGTCGGTCCGCATCGTCGAGGGCGCCAAGACGCGCGTTCAGAAATACACCGGCATCGTCATCGCCAAGAACCACGGCGGTGTGCGCGAAACCTTCACCGTCCGCCGGGTTTCCGGGACCGGGAACATCGGCGTCGAGCGCATATTCCCCCTCCACT of bacterium contains these proteins:
- the rplS gene encoding 50S ribosomal protein L19, with amino-acid sequence MLRLHRLEKNDMRETVPEFEVGDTVEVSVRIVEGAKTRVQKYTGIVIAKNHGGVRETFTVRRVSGTGNIGVERIFPLHSPNVENVVVVRQGKVRRSKLYFLRQKIGKAARIRDKRLS